A window of the Thermoplasmata archaeon genome harbors these coding sequences:
- a CDS encoding ArsR family transcriptional regulator, with product MGRDVRLSRRDETLVDLLIETGLSKNVAKTLVFLSKRDETTSVEIEKATGLRQPEVSIAMHELRRRRWVDKRDIKKEGKGRPVHAYRLSTSWSEILAQLDRDQQAKLERIEANRKKLKSFA from the coding sequence ATGGGCAGGGACGTCCGTCTGAGTCGCCGCGACGAGACCCTGGTGGACCTGCTCATCGAGACGGGCCTGTCCAAGAACGTCGCGAAGACCCTAGTGTTCCTGTCCAAGCGGGACGAGACCACGTCCGTGGAGATCGAGAAGGCCACGGGACTGCGGCAGCCCGAGGTCAGCATCGCCATGCACGAGCTGCGGCGCCGACGCTGGGTCGACAAGCGGGACATCAAGAAGGAGGGCAAGGGCCGCCCCGTCCACGCGTACCGGCTGAGCACGAGCTGGAGCGAGATCCTCGCCCAGCTCGACCGCGACCAACAGGCCAAGCTCGAGCGGATCGAGGCGAACCGCAAGAAGCTCAAGTCGTTCGCGTAG